In Nocardia asteroides, a single genomic region encodes these proteins:
- a CDS encoding aldehyde dehydrogenase family protein yields the protein MVESAQPTVAALPGGPDRPNTVTIRDPRTDETVGAYAIMGARDVEHAVRAAKRAEKWWAGMTFAARKRILLAWKRLIARRAGELVELLSAETGKPEADAAIEVMLAVQNLDWAARNAARALGRRNLRSTWLSRNQHASVGYLPLGVVGVLGAWNNPVFTPMGSIAYAMAAGNAVVFKPHELTTGVGVWLARSWAEIEPDQPVLQAVTGDDRTGIALCRAAVDKIAYAGSEQGARAVVAECSRSRTPVVVERSGKGSMVVHVDARLRDAAQAAVFGAMSNAGQNVTGIQRAYVPASIYEPFLDLVAEQAAALRPGADRHASYGPMILEPQIEVVRRQVRDALARGGRAVVGGLDSIREPYIEPIVLTEVPEDSIAVTGEGIGPVLIVNRVADIDEAAERINAASNGIAVSVFTRDVAEVAAFAEKLRVGVVTINSSSAYAGIPALPFGGLGEYGQGHSHGVQGLQEFSRTLAIARKRYRAQVNLSTFHRHRRHLRAAKVMFGLRHGRVG from the coding sequence ATGGTTGAGTCCGCGCAGCCGACAGTGGCGGCGCTCCCGGGAGGACCGGACCGACCGAACACCGTGACCATCCGCGATCCGCGCACCGACGAGACCGTCGGTGCCTACGCGATCATGGGCGCACGGGATGTCGAACACGCGGTGCGCGCCGCGAAACGCGCCGAGAAATGGTGGGCGGGAATGACTTTCGCCGCCCGAAAACGGATACTACTGGCCTGGAAGCGGCTGATCGCGCGGCGCGCGGGCGAGCTCGTCGAGCTGCTCAGCGCCGAGACCGGCAAACCGGAGGCCGATGCCGCCATCGAGGTCATGCTCGCGGTGCAGAACCTGGACTGGGCGGCGCGCAACGCCGCGCGGGCGCTCGGCCGCCGGAACCTGCGCTCCACCTGGCTGAGCCGCAACCAGCACGCCTCGGTCGGCTACCTGCCGCTCGGCGTGGTCGGGGTGCTCGGGGCCTGGAACAACCCGGTCTTCACCCCGATGGGGTCGATCGCCTACGCGATGGCGGCGGGCAACGCCGTGGTGTTCAAGCCGCACGAGCTGACCACCGGCGTCGGCGTCTGGCTGGCGCGCAGCTGGGCCGAGATCGAGCCGGACCAGCCGGTGCTGCAGGCGGTCACCGGCGACGACCGCACCGGCATCGCGCTCTGCCGCGCCGCGGTGGACAAGATCGCCTACGCCGGCTCCGAGCAGGGCGCCCGCGCGGTGGTCGCGGAGTGCTCCCGCTCGCGCACCCCGGTGGTGGTGGAGCGCAGCGGCAAGGGCTCGATGGTGGTGCACGTGGACGCCAGGCTGCGGGACGCGGCGCAGGCGGCGGTCTTCGGCGCCATGTCGAACGCCGGGCAGAACGTCACCGGGATCCAGCGCGCCTACGTGCCCGCCTCGATCTACGAGCCGTTCCTCGACCTGGTGGCCGAGCAGGCCGCCGCGCTGCGGCCCGGCGCCGACCGGCACGCCTCGTACGGCCCGATGATCCTGGAGCCGCAGATCGAGGTGGTGCGCAGGCAGGTGCGGGACGCGCTGGCCCGCGGCGGCCGCGCGGTGGTCGGCGGGCTGGACTCGATCCGGGAGCCGTACATCGAGCCGATCGTGCTCACCGAGGTGCCGGAGGACAGCATCGCGGTCACCGGCGAGGGCATCGGCCCGGTGCTCATCGTGAACCGGGTGGCCGATATCGACGAGGCGGCGGAGCGGATCAACGCCGCGAGCAACGGCATCGCGGTCTCGGTCTTCACCAGGGACGTCGCCGAGGTGGCCGCGTTCGCGGAGAAGCTGCGGGTCGGGGTGGTGACGATCAACTCGTCCTCGGCCTACGCCGGGATCCCGGCGCTGCCGTTCGGCGGGCTCGGCGAGTACGGGCAGGGGCACAGCCACGGCGTGCAGGGGCTGCAGGAGTTCAGCCGGACGCTCGCCATCGCGCGCAAGCGCTACCGGGCGCAGGTGAACCTCTCGACCTTCCACCGGCACCGGCGGCACCTGCGCGCGGCCAAGGTCATGTTCGGGCTGCGGCACGGCCGCGTCGGCTGA